From Paenibacillus sp. V4I7, one genomic window encodes:
- a CDS encoding OmpL47-type beta-barrel domain-containing protein: METRRKLFAILMMVCMLATLTVNPWETSTVYAETTTAPDKAEYLLDEDFSNLATSYEPSDIVPSGWDVRRAGGSISYSFNNWFKISDTSDVLPVSMNKKMRSQNTGTLTLEYRFKMPTVVNGVKWQLRSGGTEGVGLGVMNGSLVLETGEVSHNLQTINANVEYGVKVIVNLDAKKVQVYVNGIVKASEKSFTNDVALIDNFLVITGDVTTGDLFFAPVKIHKGYAINEKLISTVQGPLPEDWQSQTNGGVIAVEKMDNSKPPDVFSLKMNATNSTGEMSMEKSLPSQEGSLIYEYKVLIPVKMDGFSATLKNENSTVFQWLTADGKFAYKNASGQNVAFYDYIPNLWYHVKIKLNTMTGKADLYLNGKLKVEQIDIPFSGVNRVNFSIGSSNKGSMSLDDIFLYHEEAEPLDYVPAPIPANSDDELVGAQACSLWREGQHLGWDRINPYPERKPYLGYYDEGNPEVADWEIKWMAEHGIDFQMYCWYRPTGSEGKPIKEPRLGAALHDGYFNAKYSDKADFMIMWEASSSKVSGSQDFRNNVVPYWMEYYFKDPRYVVVDNKPVIGIFSYSGLKRNFGGTAAGVKAEVEYVRQAARDAGFDDVIILISNSSSDASLIQEMKNDAGLDAMFAYSWGAFAGKEELQKTKLEQQRDAGSMDVVPVVSMGRDDRAWDGPAGYYATPEEFQSTSQWVKDTFVPSLPANSVGRKMVLLDNWNEYGEGHFIMPAGLNGYKYLNAIRNVFTEGGEHSDGVPTEAQKERVQGLYPQGRIVPSKTVDVPPITDISPITYSKLWDFNTDGDSEGWTVAKQVSQVSIAGGHYLGSSTGSDPGLHSPTALGISAEENPYIHIRMKNSSSDTAGQIYFITETDQTWNEAKGIGLFVKPNDSGYTDYYVPMWSNKKWTGNIEAIRFDPITATGDFSIDQIGLVKVPIAGVKMYLNGQPIKTVTPLEMIDGSVMLPLAEVLAKDGIMTERDDTGAILAIKNGHVIRVVPGQLTAYKGNTTVTLQHVPVTTSYDLLVSPDDLNELFGYNVAWEALEETLYVSGPFKIAGDNILIDPGMEMSTLPYSGERVAAELNTTEYHSGHQSVKVTKEYAYGKILFPGVENGKEYYYSAWGKLAAGSTAGEKLRICLQYKVNGETKQVVMVTGPAMDASTWKKAEGYFKLNETGAITNLTMYIYTDFPAAADSYYLDDVEIRPVTYANDPIPARVSGISLNKTAMEINPGTTARLRAIIEPLNAVERTVSWSSDNPEVAIVDVNGAVYGKKEGIAHITVTTVDGGKTATTSVTVREGVYETVTLTVKPDGTGDYISPKLANDSILDSSSAKQYVILIYPGVYTEKNWVVKPFTTLRGTDRDQVILKGENAASATNSEITNQSTVWLKGTANLENLTVTAKNMRYPIHSEDNGNNKDAIHIVKNSHIEHYGNLEAVVYRQNWMAAHPGVTPPADLDPAKVWGGISGVGSHAWGYGSASGVTEIVYGSTFVSKADGWYVHNREDFTKPQINIINDSKIVSTETLKPIIIQSLGSGTKDEVIFNNTEIIGTYMVQDDSPWITQKPENQYANHADYKVTFNNSTPIGYSDEHRGRALALFSKSTGSSSSVRVSGDAVPAILGQYETRDGGGGLSGYLYGYWDISGIKVGLNSNIEVNNTLGRRLGDCTLINKTLQVIFEDGTTKTIIFNENYTNQSNTYILAKMNGILGTSGRAAEYNVTGTEYYPQVLDKQLTLQNNTQVGIPRFAAVRFDSDNTTLRLMSAADSPRSFVGIALERIIPGKSGRVLTEGILKKSQLNGFTGSLMKGTRISIGTQAGSLIENASAPALLVGIQTDWAYFKGDMEAPVSSASLSTVTPNGSNGWYTSEVTVSIAVYDHLSGVAKTEYQVNNGAWITYTGSIPAFVEGTYKVSYRSTDHAGNVEQVKTMEFKIDQTAPLLTVQLDKTSNWPPNHEMVTVHAAVYASDAWSGVASVVLTSITSNEPDSGQGDIEANIGMPVTSFQLRAERLGNGTERIYTITYTITDNAGNQATSISTVRVPHNK, from the coding sequence ATGGAGACAAGGCGCAAGCTGTTTGCGATTCTTATGATGGTATGCATGTTGGCCACTTTAACTGTAAATCCATGGGAAACATCCACGGTTTATGCAGAAACAACAACTGCTCCGGACAAAGCGGAATACCTGTTGGATGAAGATTTTTCTAACCTTGCCACTTCCTACGAACCGAGTGACATCGTACCCAGCGGATGGGATGTGAGAAGAGCTGGAGGATCGATTTCCTACAGTTTTAACAATTGGTTTAAAATCAGTGACACAAGTGATGTACTTCCCGTATCCATGAATAAAAAAATGCGATCTCAGAATACGGGAACCCTTACCCTGGAATACCGTTTTAAGATGCCAACGGTCGTAAACGGCGTAAAGTGGCAGCTTCGAAGCGGAGGAACCGAAGGGGTCGGCCTTGGGGTGATGAATGGAAGTTTAGTTCTGGAAACTGGTGAAGTAAGTCACAATCTCCAGACTATCAACGCTAATGTCGAATATGGAGTCAAAGTAATCGTTAATCTGGATGCAAAAAAAGTTCAGGTTTATGTAAACGGTATCGTAAAAGCATCGGAGAAGAGTTTTACGAACGATGTGGCATTGATAGATAACTTTCTCGTTATTACGGGTGATGTAACAACGGGAGACCTATTTTTTGCTCCGGTAAAGATTCACAAAGGGTATGCCATTAATGAGAAATTGATATCCACGGTTCAAGGCCCTTTACCTGAAGATTGGCAGTCCCAGACGAACGGCGGTGTGATTGCTGTGGAGAAAATGGATAATTCAAAGCCGCCGGATGTGTTTAGTCTGAAGATGAACGCGACGAATTCGACTGGCGAGATGAGTATGGAGAAATCCCTTCCTTCCCAGGAAGGAAGCTTGATTTATGAGTACAAAGTATTGATTCCCGTTAAAATGGATGGTTTCTCAGCAACGCTAAAAAATGAAAATTCGACAGTCTTCCAATGGCTTACAGCAGACGGGAAATTTGCTTATAAGAACGCAAGCGGCCAAAATGTGGCCTTCTACGACTACATTCCAAACCTCTGGTATCATGTAAAAATCAAATTAAATACAATGACCGGCAAAGCGGATCTCTATCTCAACGGCAAATTGAAAGTGGAGCAAATCGACATCCCGTTTAGCGGTGTTAATCGCGTTAACTTTTCAATCGGAAGCTCAAATAAGGGAAGCATGTCGCTGGATGATATCTTCTTGTATCACGAGGAGGCAGAGCCTCTGGATTATGTGCCCGCACCTATTCCCGCTAACTCGGATGATGAGCTGGTAGGAGCTCAGGCTTGTTCTTTGTGGAGAGAAGGGCAGCACCTTGGATGGGATCGGATCAATCCATATCCAGAAAGGAAGCCTTATCTTGGTTATTATGATGAAGGCAACCCGGAAGTAGCAGACTGGGAAATCAAATGGATGGCGGAGCATGGCATTGACTTCCAGATGTATTGTTGGTACAGACCGACAGGCTCAGAAGGAAAGCCGATTAAGGAGCCTCGCCTGGGTGCGGCGCTTCATGATGGTTATTTCAATGCCAAGTACAGCGACAAAGCCGATTTTATGATCATGTGGGAGGCTTCATCCTCCAAAGTTAGTGGAAGCCAGGATTTCAGAAATAATGTAGTGCCTTATTGGATGGAATACTATTTTAAAGATCCCAGGTATGTCGTTGTTGACAATAAGCCTGTCATTGGGATTTTTAGTTACTCTGGCTTGAAACGGAATTTTGGAGGCACTGCGGCAGGTGTTAAGGCAGAAGTGGAATATGTAAGACAGGCAGCCAGAGATGCCGGTTTCGATGATGTTATTATTCTAATATCCAATTCAAGTTCTGACGCTTCCTTGATACAAGAAATGAAGAATGATGCCGGACTAGATGCGATGTTTGCCTACTCATGGGGAGCTTTTGCAGGGAAAGAAGAATTGCAAAAGACAAAGCTGGAGCAGCAACGAGATGCTGGTTCCATGGATGTGGTTCCCGTTGTCAGCATGGGAAGGGACGATCGTGCCTGGGATGGCCCAGCCGGATATTATGCGACGCCTGAGGAGTTCCAGTCAACGAGCCAATGGGTGAAGGACACTTTTGTGCCATCTTTGCCAGCAAACAGTGTGGGCCGGAAAATGGTTCTTCTGGACAACTGGAATGAATATGGAGAAGGCCACTTTATCATGCCTGCCGGATTAAACGGGTACAAGTATCTGAACGCGATTCGTAATGTGTTTACGGAGGGCGGAGAACATTCGGATGGGGTACCTACAGAGGCGCAGAAGGAGAGAGTCCAAGGCTTATATCCCCAAGGGCGGATTGTTCCTTCAAAAACAGTGGACGTACCTCCCATAACGGATATTAGTCCGATTACGTACAGCAAGTTGTGGGATTTTAACACAGATGGGGACAGTGAAGGCTGGACGGTAGCGAAGCAAGTCTCTCAGGTAAGCATAGCAGGAGGACACTATTTAGGATCATCAACGGGAAGTGATCCAGGCCTTCATTCACCGACTGCGTTAGGGATATCAGCAGAAGAAAACCCCTATATCCATATCCGGATGAAAAATAGTTCCAGTGATACGGCAGGACAAATTTATTTCATTACGGAAACGGATCAAACATGGAATGAAGCCAAAGGAATCGGTTTATTTGTAAAGCCAAATGACAGCGGTTACACGGACTATTATGTTCCCATGTGGAGCAACAAGAAGTGGACGGGAAATATCGAAGCAATCCGGTTCGATCCCATTACGGCCACGGGTGATTTCAGCATTGACCAGATTGGATTGGTGAAGGTTCCCATTGCGGGAGTGAAAATGTACCTGAATGGACAACCGATAAAAACCGTAACTCCGCTGGAAATGATCGACGGCAGCGTCATGCTGCCGCTGGCTGAAGTTCTGGCGAAGGACGGGATTATGACGGAACGAGATGATACCGGAGCTATCCTAGCGATAAAGAATGGCCACGTTATTCGGGTCGTACCTGGACAGCTTACAGCTTATAAAGGAAATACAACTGTAACCTTACAGCATGTTCCTGTGACGACGAGCTATGATCTGTTGGTTTCACCTGATGATTTAAACGAACTATTTGGTTACAACGTTGCTTGGGAAGCGCTAGAAGAGACCTTGTATGTTTCCGGCCCATTTAAGATAGCAGGAGATAATATATTAATAGACCCAGGGATGGAAATGAGTACTCTGCCATACTCGGGTGAAAGAGTCGCTGCTGAGCTAAATACCACGGAGTACCATTCCGGACATCAGTCAGTAAAAGTAACCAAGGAGTATGCTTATGGAAAAATTCTTTTCCCCGGTGTCGAAAATGGTAAAGAATACTATTATTCGGCTTGGGGTAAGCTGGCTGCTGGCTCCACAGCGGGGGAGAAGCTGCGGATTTGTCTGCAGTACAAAGTGAATGGAGAGACCAAACAGGTGGTGATGGTAACAGGGCCTGCGATGGATGCCTCTACTTGGAAAAAGGCAGAAGGGTATTTCAAGCTAAATGAAACCGGCGCTATTACCAATTTGACCATGTATATCTATACGGATTTTCCAGCAGCGGCAGATAGCTACTATCTGGACGACGTGGAGATTCGGCCGGTGACTTATGCCAATGATCCTATCCCTGCTAGAGTCTCGGGAATTAGTCTGAATAAAACGGCTATGGAAATTAATCCTGGAACAACAGCGAGGTTGAGGGCTATCATTGAGCCTCTGAATGCGGTAGAAAGGACAGTTTCTTGGAGCTCGGACAATCCTGAGGTGGCTATAGTGGACGTGAATGGCGCTGTTTACGGGAAAAAGGAGGGAATCGCTCATATCACGGTTACAACAGTGGATGGCGGCAAAACGGCTACTACATCTGTAACAGTCCGAGAAGGGGTTTACGAAACAGTCACCTTGACGGTGAAGCCTGATGGAACCGGCGATTATATCTCTCCAAAATTGGCTAATGATAGCATTCTGGATAGCAGCTCTGCCAAGCAGTATGTCATTCTGATCTATCCGGGCGTGTACACGGAGAAAAATTGGGTGGTAAAGCCGTTTACTACGCTTCGAGGAACTGATAGGGATCAAGTTATCTTGAAAGGAGAGAACGCCGCATCGGCCACAAATAGTGAAATTACTAATCAATCGACCGTATGGTTGAAGGGGACCGCAAATCTGGAGAATCTCACCGTCACCGCCAAAAACATGAGATATCCGATTCACAGCGAAGACAATGGCAATAATAAGGATGCTATCCATATCGTGAAAAATTCCCATATTGAGCATTACGGCAATCTGGAAGCTGTCGTGTATCGTCAGAACTGGATGGCAGCGCATCCGGGGGTTACTCCACCCGCAGACTTAGACCCGGCCAAGGTATGGGGAGGGATCAGCGGGGTAGGTTCCCATGCTTGGGGTTATGGTTCAGCCAGCGGCGTAACGGAGATTGTATATGGCAGCACGTTTGTATCCAAAGCTGATGGTTGGTATGTGCATAATCGGGAGGATTTCACCAAACCCCAGATTAATATCATTAACGACAGCAAAATTGTTTCTACGGAGACATTGAAACCAATTATCATACAATCGCTAGGCAGTGGGACCAAAGATGAGGTTATTTTCAACAACACAGAGATTATTGGGACTTACATGGTTCAGGACGATTCGCCTTGGATTACACAAAAACCAGAAAACCAATATGCGAATCATGCGGATTATAAGGTTACCTTTAATAACAGTACACCTATTGGCTATTCGGATGAGCACAGGGGAAGAGCGCTAGCCTTGTTCAGTAAATCCACAGGCAGTAGTTCAAGTGTAAGGGTCAGCGGTGATGCAGTACCAGCTATTCTAGGTCAGTATGAAACTCGAGACGGAGGAGGTGGCCTGAGCGGTTATCTATACGGCTATTGGGACATATCCGGCATCAAAGTAGGTCTGAATTCTAACATTGAAGTTAATAATACGCTCGGAAGAAGGCTGGGGGACTGTACCCTCATTAATAAGACACTTCAAGTGATCTTTGAAGATGGAACAACCAAAACGATTATTTTTAATGAAAATTATACAAATCAGTCCAATACGTACATTTTGGCAAAAATGAATGGCATTCTAGGCACTTCAGGGAGAGCGGCGGAGTATAACGTTACAGGTACGGAATACTATCCTCAGGTGCTAGATAAGCAGTTAACCTTACAAAATAATACCCAGGTTGGCATTCCTCGATTTGCCGCTGTGCGTTTTGATTCCGACAATACCACGCTGCGGCTCATGAGCGCTGCTGATTCACCTAGGAGTTTCGTAGGCATCGCGCTAGAGCGGATTATACCAGGGAAGTCGGGAAGAGTCTTGACGGAAGGGATCTTGAAAAAAAGTCAATTGAATGGATTTACAGGAAGCTTAATGAAAGGAACCCGGATTTCCATTGGAACCCAAGCTGGGAGTTTGATTGAAAACGCCAGCGCACCTGCATTGCTAGTAGGAATCCAGACGGATTGGGCTTATTTTAAGGGGGATATGGAAGCTCCTGTAAGCAGTGCCTCCTTAAGTACGGTTACTCCAAACGGCAGCAACGGATGGTATACATCTGAAGTAACGGTAAGCATAGCCGTGTATGACCATTTATCTGGTGTAGCAAAAACAGAATATCAAGTAAATAACGGGGCTTGGATAACCTATACCGGTTCCATTCCTGCCTTTGTTGAAGGAACTTATAAGGTCAGTTATCGCAGCACGGATCACGCAGGCAATGTCGAACAGGTCAAAACAATGGAGTTTAAAATTGACCAAACAGCACCATTACTCACTGTTCAGTTAGATAAAACGTCAAATTGGCCGCCGAATCATGAAATGGTGACGGTTCATGCTGCGGTGTACGCGAGTGATGCTTGGTCAGGTGTCGCTTCCGTAGTGTTAACCTCCATTACAAGTAATGAACCGGATAGTGGTCAGGGTGACATTGAGGCTAACATAGGCATGCCCGTTACTTCATTTCAGTTACGGGCGGAAAGATTAGGTAATGGAACGGAGCGAATATACACGATTACTTACACGATAACCGACAATGCAGGTAATCAAGCAACATCGATAAGCACAGTTCGCGTGCCACATAACAAATAA
- a CDS encoding DUF418 domain-containing protein yields MSGERITGLDLARAISILGMMFVNFKIAMGAEGSGPAWLSWFASLFEGRASAVFVVLAGIGFTIMTRKARVGDTGLLRKQRVIVWKRSLYLLLLGFILILFGWSADILHYYALFLFIASFLIRAFGKMLLGAAVIIWLSAQWFLLKYDYTAGWDSSFHTYLDFWTVNGFLRNTWFNGFHPAIPWFCFFLVGMWFGRLKFSEASVRKKWLIISLIAWVGSEIISLAALKIGGTYLGTEIAVYLFQTKPMPPNMLYMSSATSSAILVILLCIYLAESKYARSIVHALIETGQMTLTHYVTHVIVGLGILEIFGILENGSLIFSMLYAVTYFVVAIVFSLIWKRKFKRGPLELVMRKF; encoded by the coding sequence GTGAGCGGAGAACGAATAACAGGGCTTGACTTGGCAAGAGCAATTTCCATACTGGGTATGATGTTTGTCAATTTCAAAATCGCAATGGGGGCAGAGGGCAGTGGCCCTGCGTGGCTATCTTGGTTCGCCAGTTTATTCGAGGGAAGGGCTTCTGCCGTTTTTGTTGTGTTAGCAGGGATTGGTTTTACGATTATGACACGAAAGGCAAGAGTAGGAGATACGGGATTACTGCGTAAGCAAAGAGTTATCGTCTGGAAAAGATCGTTATACCTACTTCTCTTAGGTTTTATATTGATCCTTTTTGGATGGAGCGCTGACATTTTGCATTATTATGCTTTGTTTTTGTTTATAGCCTCCTTTCTGATACGTGCTTTTGGTAAAATGCTGCTGGGTGCAGCTGTTATTATTTGGTTAAGTGCACAGTGGTTCCTATTGAAATACGACTATACAGCAGGCTGGGACTCATCTTTTCATACTTATTTGGATTTCTGGACTGTGAATGGGTTTTTACGGAATACATGGTTCAATGGTTTTCACCCAGCGATACCCTGGTTTTGCTTCTTTCTAGTCGGGATGTGGTTCGGTAGGCTAAAATTTTCGGAAGCAAGCGTTAGGAAAAAGTGGCTTATCATCTCGCTGATTGCATGGGTGGGGAGTGAGATAATTTCCTTAGCTGCTTTGAAAATAGGAGGTACTTATCTCGGGACGGAAATAGCCGTGTATCTATTTCAAACAAAGCCGATGCCGCCGAATATGCTTTACATGTCCTCAGCAACGAGTTCGGCAATTCTAGTTATCTTATTATGCATTTATCTTGCTGAAAGCAAATATGCTCGCAGTATCGTCCATGCGCTCATCGAGACAGGGCAGATGACATTGACACACTATGTCACGCATGTCATTGTGGGGCTAGGTATTCTTGAAATATTCGGTATTCTAGAAAATGGTTCCTTAATCTTCTCGATGCTGTATGCTGTGACCTATTTCGTTGTCGCAATTGTATTCTCACTAATCTGGAAACGTAAATTTAAGCGAGGACCGCTGGAATTGGTCATGCGGAAATTCTAG
- a CDS encoding TetR/AcrR family transcriptional regulator produces the protein MQTYDLILNEAYRLFARNGFEKTSLSMIAKEVGITKPALYYHFSSKEALFHSLLQEVCKEIRFDSFFPIKEFTTDNFKEHFITCGLKMIQEQRNDPHYSLIMKEFMIQSTRDERILEAVKAVIDTYVQGFTALFMHGVNLGVISGENLSVKAEMLTLVIDQIDNYMTLGLAFDYERLWQYSVEQVWNRR, from the coding sequence ATGCAGACCTACGACCTAATTCTAAATGAAGCCTATCGCCTATTTGCCCGAAATGGGTTTGAGAAAACGAGCTTATCCATGATTGCAAAGGAAGTTGGCATAACAAAACCAGCATTGTATTACCACTTTTCCTCGAAAGAGGCTCTGTTTCATTCGCTGCTTCAAGAGGTGTGCAAGGAGATTCGGTTTGATTCCTTTTTCCCGATAAAGGAATTTACGACCGACAACTTCAAAGAGCATTTCATTACATGCGGCCTGAAAATGATTCAAGAGCAGCGTAACGATCCTCATTATTCATTGATAATGAAAGAATTTATGATTCAAAGCACTAGAGATGAGAGGATTCTCGAAGCTGTTAAAGCTGTCATTGATACGTATGTTCAAGGCTTTACTGCTTTATTCATGCACGGAGTGAATCTTGGCGTAATTAGTGGGGAAAATCTAAGTGTAAAAGCCGAGATGCTGACACTAGTGATCGACCAAATCGACAACTATATGACGCTTGGACTCGCTTTTGATTACGAACGATTGTGGCAATATAGTGTGGAGCAAGTGTGGAATAGGAGATAA
- a CDS encoding ester cyclase, producing MTTLPSEIIRQFFEKIRSGLAPDTANLYMAEQVLAHQMTAENETTVRRTPANYADHVREMIAAYGDFHLEVQELIAQDDRVYVRWKQTGTHIGEVDGFPPTGQTVIEIASAVYRIENQRIVEYWIQIDREGIRLQLQRNA from the coding sequence ATGACCACATTACCATCAGAAATCATACGCCAATTTTTTGAAAAAATTCGCTCCGGTCTTGCGCCGGATACAGCTAATCTCTACATGGCCGAGCAGGTGCTTGCTCATCAAATGACCGCAGAAAACGAAACCACCGTTCGCCGAACACCAGCTAATTATGCGGATCACGTTAGGGAAATGATCGCAGCCTACGGTGATTTCCACTTGGAGGTACAAGAACTTATTGCACAGGATGATCGTGTTTACGTACGCTGGAAACAGACCGGCACTCATATTGGAGAAGTTGACGGCTTTCCGCCAACTGGCCAAACTGTTATAGAGATCGCCAGCGCTGTTTATCGCATCGAAAACCAACGTATCGTAGAATATTGGATTCAAATCGATCGTGAAGGCATCCGCCTGCAGCTCCAAAGAAATGCTTAA
- a CDS encoding electron transfer flavoprotein subunit alpha/FixB family protein: MSKTFLVVAEARGGKLRQVSFEALRAAQLSAAEGDAIAAVLIGGAGSKALAGELAAYGADTIYVVEDNQLDSYSSEAYSSALLAVTDIARPGALYFGHTAAGRDLAPLVAAKLAAGQLSDVTAISRSGDSVQFTRPLYAGKAVEKKAFTDPNGTWVVTIRPNNIAASEPDTLSRQAEVIDVAYPAPSLRSIIREVVKKTSGTIDLAEAKIVVSGGRGVRSADGFQPLEELAAVLGGAVGASRGACDAGYCEYAMQIGQTGKVVTPEIYIACGISGAIQHLAGMSSSRVIIAINKDAEAPIFKVADYGIVGDLFEVVPLLTEEFRRLLQ, translated from the coding sequence ATGAGCAAAACATTTCTCGTTGTTGCAGAAGCACGCGGCGGCAAGCTGCGGCAAGTATCTTTTGAAGCGTTACGCGCAGCGCAGCTTTCCGCTGCTGAAGGCGATGCCATCGCCGCAGTATTGATTGGTGGCGCTGGAAGCAAAGCGCTTGCTGGTGAGCTTGCAGCTTATGGCGCAGACACCATCTATGTCGTCGAAGACAACCAGCTGGACAGCTACAGCTCGGAAGCCTATTCGAGCGCTTTGCTGGCTGTCACGGACATCGCCCGGCCAGGCGCGCTCTATTTCGGCCACACAGCAGCAGGCCGAGATCTCGCACCGCTGGTCGCGGCGAAGCTCGCAGCTGGCCAGCTCTCTGACGTAACGGCTATCTCGCGCAGCGGGGATAGCGTGCAGTTCACGCGACCGCTTTACGCTGGCAAAGCCGTCGAAAAGAAAGCGTTTACCGACCCGAATGGCACATGGGTCGTCACGATAAGACCGAACAACATCGCTGCATCCGAGCCTGACACTTTGAGTCGTCAAGCTGAGGTCATCGATGTTGCTTACCCCGCTCCCTCCCTGCGCAGCATCATAAGGGAGGTCGTCAAGAAAACGTCCGGCACCATCGACTTGGCAGAAGCCAAGATCGTTGTCTCCGGCGGACGGGGCGTGCGCAGCGCCGATGGCTTCCAGCCGCTCGAAGAGCTGGCTGCCGTCTTAGGCGGCGCTGTTGGGGCTTCCCGCGGAGCCTGCGACGCGGGCTACTGCGAATACGCGATGCAAATCGGCCAGACCGGCAAGGTCGTGACGCCGGAGATCTACATCGCGTGCGGCATTAGCGGCGCCATCCAGCATCTTGCCGGGATGAGCTCTTCGCGCGTGATCATCGCGATCAACAAGGATGCTGAGGCGCCGATCTTTAAAGTCGCCGACTACGGCATCGTCGGCGATCTGTTCGAGGTCGTGCCGCTGCTGACCGAAGAATTCCGCCGTTTACTCCAGTAG